From Planctomycetota bacterium, one genomic window encodes:
- a CDS encoding glycosyltransferase, producing the protein DGRFCVAGPMYPASIAWPGNVRRIDHLPPAEHRAFYNASRWTLNVTRADMVAAGWSPSVRLFEAAACGTPVVSDAWPGMSEFFEIGREIRVAESTDAALSIVRDTPAAEANAIGAAARTLVLARHTAATRAAELETYLSDLM; encoded by the coding sequence GACGGGCGGTTCTGTGTGGCCGGGCCGATGTACCCGGCATCGATCGCCTGGCCGGGCAACGTCAGACGAATCGACCACCTGCCGCCGGCGGAGCACCGCGCGTTCTACAACGCCAGCCGCTGGACGCTGAACGTCACGCGGGCCGACATGGTCGCCGCAGGCTGGTCGCCGAGTGTTCGCCTGTTCGAGGCCGCGGCTTGCGGGACGCCGGTCGTCAGCGACGCCTGGCCCGGCATGAGCGAGTTCTTCGAGATCGGCCGTGAGATTCGAGTTGCAGAGTCGACCGATGCGGCGTTGTCGATCGTCCGCGACACGCCTGCCGCCGAGGCGAACGCGATCGGAGCGGCCGCACGGACGCTTGTGCTCGCACGTCACACGGCCGCAACACGCGCTGCGGAACTCGAGACCTATTTGTCGGATTTGATGTGA